The Oscillospiraceae bacterium nucleotide sequence ATGACCATTGAGGAACAGAAAAAGGCTGTGCGCTCCGGATACGATATGGATATCATTCCGTCCGACCTTGCCACCTACGGCACGGAGGCCAAAAAGCTCCTGCAAGACCTCCAGAGCCGAAACGAGCGTATGTTTCTGCTCACCTTCACGGTGCTCAACGTGGCGGACAACAAGCAGCAGCTTGACAACAACGTGTTTCAAGCGAGCTCCATCGCGCAGAAATACAACTGTGCGCTGACAAAGCTGGATTTCCGTCAGGAGGAAGGGCTCATGTCCTCGCTCCCGCTGGGCTATAACCAGATTGAGATACAGCGCGGTTTAACTACCTCAAGCGTTGCCATCTTCGTGCCTTTCACCACACAGGAGCTGTTTCAGAGTGGGAAAGAAGCTCTGTACTGCGGCCTGAACGCTCTTTCCAACAATCTTATCATGGTAGACCGCAAGCTCCTGAAAAACCCCAACGGTCTGATTCTCGGCACGCCCGGTTCCGGCAAATCCTTCTCCGCAAAGCGTGAGATCGCCAATGTGTTCCTTGTCACCGATGACGATATTATCATCTGCGACCCTGAAGCGGAGTACGGCCCACTGGTGGAGCGTTTGCAGGGGCAGGTCATCAAGATATCTCCGACTTCAAACGATTTTATCAACCCGATGGACTTGAACCTGAATTACTCCGATGATGAAAACCCGCTGTCGTTGAAATCCGACTTCATCCTCAGTCTGTGCGAGCTCATTGTTGGCGGTAAGGACGGTTTGCAGCCGGTTGAGAAAACCATCATCGACCGTTGTGTCCGTCTCATCTATCGCAACTATCTGGGCGACCCGAAGCCTGAAAATATGCCGGTGCTGGAAGACCTATACAACGAACTGCGGAAGCAGGACGAAAAAGAAGCCGCGTATATCGCCACGGCGCTGGAAATCTACGTCACCGGTTCTCTGAACGTCTTCAACCATCGCACCAACGTGGATATCCAGAGCCGCATTGTCAGCTACGATATCAAGGAGCTTGGAAAACAGCTCAAGAAAATTGGTATGCTGATTGTTCAGGATCAGGTCTGGAACCGCGTCACCGTCAACCGCGAGGCGCACAAATCCACTCGCTACTATATTGACGAAATGCACTTGCTTTTGAAGGAAGACCAGACTGCGGCCTACACCGTAGAAATCTGGAAGCGTTTCAGAAAATGGGGCGGCATTCCCACAGGAATTACACAGAACGTCAAAGACCCGCTTTCCTCCCGTGAGGTGGAGAATGTCTTTGAAAACAGCGACTATGTGTATATGCTCAACCAGGCAAGCGGAGACCGGCAAATCCTCGCCAAGCAACTTAATATTTCACCCCATCAGCTCTCGTATGTCACCCATAGCGGTGAAGGCGAAGGGCTGCTTTTTTATGGCTCGGTCATTCTGCCTTTCGTAGATCGGTTCCCCAAGGACACGGAACTGTACCGGGCAATGACAACAAAGCCGCAAGAGCGGTCAGAACAATAAATATTGAAAGGACAACGATTATGGAAAAGAACAGTCTGATGATTTTCGAGAATAAGCAGTTTGGGCGGATTCGGACACTTAACATCGATGGAACCCCATGGTTTGTGTCCGCCGATGTCTGTACCGCACTCGGCATTTCTCGTACTGCTGTAAGACGGTTGGACGATGACGAAAAGGGTGTGCGTTCAACGCACACCCCTGGAGGAACTCAGAAACTCACCGTTGTGAATGAATTTGGCCTATACAATCTGATTCTCGGTTCCCGTAAGCCGGAAGCGAAGGAGTTTAAGCGTTGGATTACACACGAGGTTATTCCCTCCATCCGCAAGCACGGCGCATATATGACCGATGCGGTCATTGAGCATCTGGACGAAAACCCGGAGCTTGTTTCCGAATACCTCCATCGTCTCCGTGACCAGAACGACAGTGCGCGAGAGCTGCGTGAACGGCTGAACGCTTCCCGCGCCGAAAACGCGCGGCTGCTCCCCAAGGCTGATTACTACGATTCATTTGTGTATGCAAACGATCTGACCTGTTTCCGCTATACGGCAAAGGAACTGGGGGTGCCTCAGAAGAAGCTTATGGGCTACCTCTTTGAACACAACTACCTGTTCCGTGACCGCCATCGCAAGGGCCGCGCCTTTGCAAAAGCTGGAAAGCGCAACGATCCGCTGTTCGCCACCCGCGACTTTTACACTCCTACTGCCGAGAAAAGCGAGTACACTCTTGTGACGCCCGCCGGTAAGAAGCATTTCAAAGGGCTTGTCAGTGAAATCAGCGCGTGGATTCCCCCTGAGAAGCGTGGCGAGATCAGCGAGGGTGAGCTTGAAACCGATGCGGCGATATTTGCGAAGTGACTGCCGCTCAATTTTCACAGAACCGAGGTGATGAACTATGCCAAAGCGTGCCCCACGGCTTATCTTTACGGAAGACGAGCAGACCGCGCCGAAAGTGGCGAAAGCCGCGCAAAAGGCAAGCAAAGCCGCCGACCGTCTGGAAAAAGCCGAAGCGAAAATACCAAAGAAGACAGTAAAAAAGCAGATGCGCGTCGTTGACCAGAAAACCGGCAAGGTCACGACGCGCTTATATTTTGAGGAAGTGGACAAAAAGCGCCCACCTTCCAAGCTGTCTCACGCTGTACGAGATGCTCACGGTGTTGCTGTCAGCTCCACCGTTCACCGCAAGCTGCGCGAAGCGGATGACGGCAACTCCGGCACAGAGGCAGCAGACACCGCACTTGGAACCGCCGAGGGCGGTTCCCGTATCGTCCAGACGGCACACCGTTCCCATCAGGAGAAGCCGTATAAGAAAGCGGATAAGGCAGAGACGGCGGTGGACAAGGCCAATGTCCTGGCGCTGAACAAGGAATATGCTGAGCAAAACGGCTCTACGGTGAATCCGTATTCCAAATGGCAGCAGAAACGGGCAATCAAGAAGGAGTACGCCGCCGCCAAAGCCGGAAAGGGCGCAAGCAATACCGCAAAAGCCTCTGAAACCACGGCTAAAGCGGCAAAAAGGGTCGAAGAAGCGACAAAGAAAACAGGTGCGTTCATTGCCCGGCACAAAAAGGGCTTTCTTATCGTGGGCGGTATTGCCGCTGTCCTGCTCCTGTTCTCGGTCGGCTTTTCCTCCTGCTCCGTTATCATGCAGAGCCTAACCTCCAGCATCACCGCTTCAACCTACCCACTGGAAGACGCGGATATGCTTGCCGCCGAAGCCGCCTACTGCAGCATGGAAGCAGAACTGCAAGACAGCCTCGACAACTATGAACGCACCCACGATTACGACGAATACCACTATGACCTCGACGAAATTGAGCATGACCCCTATGTGCTTATCTCGGCTGTCACCGCTCTCATGGGCGGCGAATGGACGATTGACGAAGTTGGTGATGTGCTCGGTATGCTGTTTGAAAAGCAGTATATCCTGACGGAAACGGTTACGATCGAAACAAGATACCGAACCGAGACCCGTACCGGAAGTTATAGCTATACAGACCCCAATACCGGCGAGACGGTAACAGAGGAGTATGAGTACGATGTTGACGTTCCATACACCTATTATATCTGCACCGTGGAACTGGAAAACTTCAACCTGTCCCATGTGCCCGTGTATATCATGTCGCAGGATCAGCTCTCCATGTACGCCATGTATATGGCGACCCTTGGCAATCGCCCGGAGCTGTTTGCTTCATCGGATTATATCCGTAAGTATTACGGCACGGAGTATGAGGTCTATGAGATACCGGCTGAAGCTCTGGAGGATGAACAGTTCGCCGCTATGATTACGGAAGCGGAAAAATATCTCGGTTTCCCCTATGTCTGGGGCGGCAGCTCACCGGCGACTTCTTTCGATTGCTCCGGTTTCGTCAGCTATGTCTGCAACAACTGCGGTGTGGGCTGGAGCTTCGGTCGTTTGGGCGCTGAGGGTCTGCGCGGTATCTGTTCCTATGTTTCTGCTGCAAACGCTAAACCCGGCGACCTCATTTTCTTTCAGGGCACTTATGACACGACCGGCGCATCCCATGTTGCCATTTACGTTGGAAACGGAATGATGATTCACTGCGGCGACCCAATCCAATACACAAGCATAGAAACAAGCTACTGGCAGCAGCATTTTATGCAGTTTGGCAGGCTGCCCAATCCGTAAAGAAGGAGGTCACACCATGAATCCCAGAATAGAAAAGCTCAAAGTGGAACGAGATAAGCTGATTGAGAAAGATACCGCATATCAGGCGCGTATCAAGGTGCTCGACGAGCAGATCATGAAGCTGGAAAACACGGATATCGTCGGCATCGTCAGAGAAAACGGACTGACTATTGATGAGCTGGCCGAGCTGATGGAACTGCTTGAAAAGCAGCCCAATGCCGCGATACCCGAGAAATTTGTGAATGTGGAGGAAGACGATGAAAAAAGGTAAATTTCGTGTGTTCAGTGTCCTGTGCGCCGTCATGCTCTGTATGGTGGCGTTTTCACAGGTTGTCTTTGCGTCTGACGGCGGTAATTACGAATCCGACGAAAGCGGAGATGCCACGCCGCCTGACGCGATTACAAGCATAGATATTGATACGGAGGCTGTACCCATGCCCACCGGAGACGGCTCCGGCGCGGCAATCGAATGGGATATTGACGCCGAGACAATCGAAGATCTTTTGTACAACTCTGGTAGTACGCAGCTCACACCGGACGGCAATCTCACGCTGGTAGATGATATCTATCAGGTGGAGAGCTACACCAGCGACGAATCCGAGCTGAAGGACAAGCAGTTCATCACCGTTCAGACGAAGAACGGCAATTACTTCTATCTCATTATCGACCGCAGCGGAGACACGGAGAATGTTTACTTCCTCAATATGGTGGATGAGGCTGACTTGATGGCGCTCATGGAGGACGGAGACAGCGACACGACCGTTAGCTGCACCTGCACGGATAAATGCGTCGCCGGAGACGTGAACACCTCCTGCCCGGTCTGCAAGAACAATATGAGCGAGTGTACCGGAAAGGAAGCCGCCGTAGAACCGGATTCCACGACTGAGCCGGATGCTACCGGTGAGGATGA carries:
- a CDS encoding ATP-binding protein, producing the protein MSQARKLTRAEKRQIEAAIANAKRQDKRQKSAQDSIPFQRIFPDGVCRVTDNYYTKTIQFQDINYQLNQNEDKTAIFDGWCDFLNYFDSSVKFQLSFVNMSATKDTYSRSISIPLQGDDFDAIRTEYTGMLQNQLARGNNGLIKTKFLTFGIEAESLKAAKPRLERVETDILNNFKRLGVSAGTLNGLERLKLLHDVLHIDQPHPFQFSWDWLAPSGLSVKDFIAPSSFEFKNGSTFGLGSKLGSVSFLQILAPELNDRMLADFLDMESSLIVNMHVQSVDQVKAIKTIKRKITDLQKMTIEEQKKAVRSGYDMDIIPSDLATYGTEAKKLLQDLQSRNERMFLLTFTVLNVADNKQQLDNNVFQASSIAQKYNCALTKLDFRQEEGLMSSLPLGYNQIEIQRGLTTSSVAIFVPFTTQELFQSGKEALYCGLNALSNNLIMVDRKLLKNPNGLILGTPGSGKSFSAKREIANVFLVTDDDIIICDPEAEYGPLVERLQGQVIKISPTSNDFINPMDLNLNYSDDENPLSLKSDFILSLCELIVGGKDGLQPVEKTIIDRCVRLIYRNYLGDPKPENMPVLEDLYNELRKQDEKEAAYIATALEIYVTGSLNVFNHRTNVDIQSRIVSYDIKELGKQLKKIGMLIVQDQVWNRVTVNREAHKSTRYYIDEMHLLLKEDQTAAYTVEIWKRFRKWGGIPTGITQNVKDPLSSREVENVFENSDYVYMLNQASGDRQILAKQLNISPHQLSYVTHSGEGEGLLFYGSVILPFVDRFPKDTELYRAMTTKPQERSEQ
- a CDS encoding DUF4366 domain-containing protein; translation: MKKGKFRVFSVLCAVMLCMVAFSQVVFASDGGNYESDESGDATPPDAITSIDIDTEAVPMPTGDGSGAAIEWDIDAETIEDLLYNSGSTQLTPDGNLTLVDDIYQVESYTSDESELKDKQFITVQTKNGNYFYLIIDRSGDTENVYFLNMVDEADLMALMEDGDSDTTVSCTCTDKCVAGDVNTSCPVCKNNMSECTGKEAAVEPDSTTEPDATGEDEPETENSGSNTGILLVVLVVALAGGGALYWFKFRKPKADTKGSADLDDYDYGDDEDDDEDLEFEQDDETDASDDENKE
- a CDS encoding C40 family peptidase, with translation MPKRAPRLIFTEDEQTAPKVAKAAQKASKAADRLEKAEAKIPKKTVKKQMRVVDQKTGKVTTRLYFEEVDKKRPPSKLSHAVRDAHGVAVSSTVHRKLREADDGNSGTEAADTALGTAEGGSRIVQTAHRSHQEKPYKKADKAETAVDKANVLALNKEYAEQNGSTVNPYSKWQQKRAIKKEYAAAKAGKGASNTAKASETTAKAAKRVEEATKKTGAFIARHKKGFLIVGGIAAVLLLFSVGFSSCSVIMQSLTSSITASTYPLEDADMLAAEAAYCSMEAELQDSLDNYERTHDYDEYHYDLDEIEHDPYVLISAVTALMGGEWTIDEVGDVLGMLFEKQYILTETVTIETRYRTETRTGSYSYTDPNTGETVTEEYEYDVDVPYTYYICTVELENFNLSHVPVYIMSQDQLSMYAMYMATLGNRPELFASSDYIRKYYGTEYEVYEIPAEALEDEQFAAMITEAEKYLGFPYVWGGSSPATSFDCSGFVSYVCNNCGVGWSFGRLGAEGLRGICSYVSAANAKPGDLIFFQGTYDTTGASHVAIYVGNGMMIHCGDPIQYTSIETSYWQQHFMQFGRLPNP
- a CDS encoding DUF4315 family protein: MNPRIEKLKVERDKLIEKDTAYQARIKVLDEQIMKLENTDIVGIVRENGLTIDELAELMELLEKQPNAAIPEKFVNVEEDDEKR
- a CDS encoding BRO family protein; this encodes MEKNSLMIFENKQFGRIRTLNIDGTPWFVSADVCTALGISRTAVRRLDDDEKGVRSTHTPGGTQKLTVVNEFGLYNLILGSRKPEAKEFKRWITHEVIPSIRKHGAYMTDAVIEHLDENPELVSEYLHRLRDQNDSARELRERLNASRAENARLLPKADYYDSFVYANDLTCFRYTAKELGVPQKKLMGYLFEHNYLFRDRHRKGRAFAKAGKRNDPLFATRDFYTPTAEKSEYTLVTPAGKKHFKGLVSEISAWIPPEKRGEISEGELETDAAIFAK